A genomic segment from Truepera sp. encodes:
- a CDS encoding amino acid ABC transporter ATP-binding protein, with the protein MTDVSNASTTVRADAPTSGEQIIDIEGLNKWYGEFHALKDISMSVNRGEVVVIIGPSGSGKSTLIRCINRLEEHQQGKIVVDGVELTDDVRAIDQIRRETGMVFQSFNLFPHLTVIDNITLAPIRVRKWKKSKAEERARYFLDKVGIPEQANKFPGQLSGGQQQRVAIARSLTMEPKVMLFDEPTSALDPEVIGEVLQVMVNLAKEGMTMVVVTHEMGFAREVGDRVIFMDAGQIVEVGPPDHFFEKPREDRTRAFLSKIL; encoded by the coding sequence GTGACCGACGTGTCCAATGCGTCAACGACGGTGCGCGCCGATGCGCCGACTTCCGGTGAGCAGATCATCGACATCGAGGGTCTCAACAAGTGGTACGGCGAGTTCCACGCGCTCAAGGACATCTCCATGTCCGTCAACCGCGGCGAGGTGGTCGTCATCATCGGGCCTTCGGGCTCGGGCAAGTCGACGCTCATACGCTGCATCAACCGGCTCGAGGAGCATCAGCAGGGCAAGATCGTCGTCGACGGGGTGGAGCTGACCGACGACGTGCGCGCCATAGACCAGATCCGGCGCGAGACCGGCATGGTCTTCCAGTCCTTCAACCTGTTCCCGCACCTCACGGTGATCGACAACATCACGCTGGCTCCCATCCGCGTGCGGAAGTGGAAGAAGTCCAAGGCCGAGGAGAGGGCGCGTTACTTCCTCGACAAGGTGGGCATCCCGGAGCAGGCGAACAAGTTCCCGGGCCAGCTCTCAGGCGGCCAGCAGCAGCGCGTGGCGATCGCGCGCTCGCTCACCATGGAGCCCAAGGTCATGCTCTTCGACGAGCCGACCAGCGCACTCGACCCCGAGGTCATCGGCGAGGTGCTCCAGGTCATGGTCAACCTCGCGAAGGAGGGGATGACGATGGTCGTCGTCACGCACGAGATGGGCTTCGCGCGCGAGGTGGGCGACCGCGTCATCTTCATGGACGCCGGCCAGATCGTCGAGGTAGGCCCGCCCGACCACTTCTTCGAGAAGCCGCGGGAGGACCGGACGCGCGCGTTCCTCTCGAAGATCCTGTGA
- a CDS encoding PilT/PilU family type 4a pilus ATPase, with protein MTDAAGSRGIRIADVLRNIVAKGASDIHLQAGAPPYMRVEGELYPFEGVPTLTPEQTEQIALAMMSESQRELFRHRHEVDFAFTIPNVARFRCNVLRQRGSVGVVMRVIRDAIPSFESLGLPGGVVTDLASQPRGLVLVTGPTGSGKTTTLAAMVDFINRRFARNIITIEDPIEVLHRNQKSLVIQREIGLDTADFVGALKFAMRQDPDVIMVGEMRDKETVEAAISAAQTGHLVFSTLHTLDSIRTVNRIIDFFPPHERDQIRILLAESLLGILSQRLLSRADGSGRVLALEVLVNTPLIRDYIKDEEKTPLIKEALMQDNLRGMQTFDQHLVELYLAGRIAMDDATFTATSPHEFRLMVTQRQGGIGMDELGDVAGIHKSRGGLQR; from the coding sequence GTGACCGACGCTGCCGGTAGTCGTGGCATCCGCATCGCAGACGTGCTGCGCAACATCGTGGCGAAGGGGGCCTCGGACATCCATCTCCAGGCTGGGGCGCCGCCCTACATGCGCGTGGAGGGGGAGCTTTACCCGTTCGAGGGCGTGCCCACGCTCACCCCGGAGCAGACGGAGCAGATCGCCCTCGCCATGATGAGCGAGTCGCAGCGCGAGCTCTTCCGCCACCGCCACGAGGTCGACTTCGCGTTCACGATCCCCAACGTGGCCCGGTTCCGCTGCAACGTCTTGCGCCAACGCGGCTCGGTCGGGGTCGTCATGCGCGTGATCCGCGACGCCATCCCCAGCTTCGAGTCGTTGGGACTGCCGGGCGGCGTCGTCACCGACCTGGCGAGCCAGCCGCGCGGACTGGTGCTCGTAACGGGCCCCACGGGCTCCGGGAAGACCACCACGCTGGCCGCGATGGTCGACTTCATCAACCGGCGCTTCGCGCGGAACATCATCACCATCGAGGACCCCATCGAGGTCCTGCACCGCAACCAGAAGAGCCTCGTGATCCAGCGCGAGATCGGACTGGACACGGCCGACTTCGTCGGGGCGCTGAAGTTCGCCATGCGCCAGGATCCCGACGTCATCATGGTCGGCGAGATGCGCGACAAGGAGACGGTCGAGGCGGCCATCTCCGCCGCACAGACCGGCCACCTGGTGTTCAGCACGCTGCACACGCTCGACTCCATCCGCACGGTCAACCGCATCATCGACTTCTTCCCGCCGCACGAGCGCGACCAGATCAGGATCCTGTTGGCCGAGTCGCTGCTGGGCATCCTCAGCCAGCGGCTCCTCTCCCGCGCCGACGGGTCGGGCCGCGTGCTCGCCCTCGAGGTCCTCGTGAACACGCCCCTGATCCGTGACTACATCAAGGACGAGGAGAAGACCCCCCTCATCAAGGAGGCGCTCATGCAGGACAACCTGCGTGGCATGCAGACCTTCGATCAACACTTGGTCGAGCTCTACCTGGCGGGGCGCATCGCCATGGACGACGCCACCTTCACGGCCACCAGCCCCCACGAGTTCCGGCTCATGGTCACGCAGCGGCAGGGCGGCATCGGGATGGACGAGCTCGGCGACGTCGCCGGCATCCACAAGTCGAGGGGCGGTTTACAGCGCTGA
- a CDS encoding Mur ligase family protein: protein MSAARQLSQDHAAALAWLFSRTRAGAPRGDERARRLLGAMGLAAPRQTAVVVGTNGKGSVTTMMARGLSAAGRRTGRFLSPHVEEFGERVAVDGVPLDPAAVIRFVQAAKRLSDEWPFGEETRPAFFDWTLALALTEFERTGVESCVLEAGVGGLDDATHATQPVALTVLTNVDLDHMEVLGPTLELIARSKAGAFREGVPVVCGATQPGVVAIAAEVAESLGAPFYLDPFTQPDLPDAPLGSSPTGLFALPAEIELALRAGASQGVAKRHANRRANARLAAAALRLLGVDEAAVAAGLRAPALPGRLERFRVAGPHGRDVMVVLDGAHDPAAAARLALEVQPGYVLLFGALARKQGALVLERLLVGAAAVLVTEAAPGEGAAWTPAGSTFVADTAAALDAAIATAAEQGGTATTQGGDGAQQGGDDAATVLVAGSLYLAGLVRPLLRARGTRLADPWELAPGQAPAGQAPAG from the coding sequence GTGAGCGCGGCGCGGCAACTCTCCCAGGATCACGCTGCCGCGCTCGCCTGGCTGTTCTCACGCACGCGGGCCGGCGCGCCGCGCGGCGACGAGCGCGCCCGCCGTCTCCTCGGCGCCATGGGCCTGGCGGCCCCGCGCCAGACGGCCGTCGTCGTCGGCACCAACGGCAAGGGCAGCGTGACGACGATGATGGCTCGGGGCCTGAGCGCGGCCGGCAGGCGCACCGGCCGCTTCCTCTCCCCCCACGTGGAGGAGTTCGGCGAGCGCGTCGCGGTTGACGGCGTGCCGCTCGACCCGGCGGCGGTGATCCGGTTCGTGCAGGCCGCGAAGCGCTTGAGCGACGAGTGGCCGTTCGGGGAGGAGACCCGCCCGGCGTTCTTCGATTGGACCCTGGCACTGGCGTTGACGGAGTTCGAACGCACCGGCGTCGAGAGTTGCGTCCTCGAGGCCGGCGTCGGGGGCCTCGATGACGCCACCCACGCCACCCAGCCCGTAGCCCTCACCGTGCTCACGAACGTCGACCTCGATCACATGGAAGTGCTCGGCCCCACCCTCGAGCTGATCGCTCGCTCCAAGGCAGGGGCCTTCCGGGAGGGCGTGCCCGTGGTGTGCGGGGCCACGCAGCCCGGCGTCGTGGCGATCGCCGCGGAGGTCGCCGAGTCGCTCGGCGCTCCCTTCTACCTCGACCCGTTCACGCAGCCGGACCTTCCGGACGCGCCCCTCGGGTCGTCGCCGACGGGCCTCTTCGCGCTGCCGGCCGAGATCGAGCTGGCGCTGCGCGCCGGAGCGTCGCAGGGGGTGGCGAAGCGCCACGCCAACCGCCGGGCCAACGCCCGGCTGGCGGCCGCGGCTTTGCGGCTCCTGGGCGTAGACGAGGCCGCCGTGGCCGCCGGGCTGAGGGCGCCGGCCCTGCCCGGACGCCTTGAGCGCTTCCGGGTCGCGGGTCCCCATGGCCGCGACGTCATGGTGGTCCTGGACGGGGCGCACGACCCCGCGGCCGCAGCGCGCCTCGCGCTCGAGGTACAGCCCGGGTACGTTCTCCTCTTCGGTGCGCTGGCGCGCAAGCAGGGCGCGCTGGTGCTCGAGCGCCTGCTGGTGGGCGCCGCAGCCGTGCTGGTCACCGAGGCCGCCCCCGGCGAAGGGGCGGCGTGGACGCCGGCGGGCAGCACCTTCGTTGCAGACACAGCCGCGGCGCTCGATGCCGCCATCGCCACCGCCGCCGAGCAGGGAGGCACCGCCACCACCCAGGGAGGCGACGGCGCCCAGCAGGGAGGTGACGACGCCGCTACCGTGCTGGTCGCCGGGTCGCTCTACCTCGCCGGGCTGGTGAGGCCGCTGTTGAGGGCGCGCGGAACGCGCCTGGCCGACCCGTGGGAGCTGGCCCCAGGCCAGGCTCCTGCAGGCCAGGCTCCTGCAGGCTAG
- a CDS encoding DUF3108 domain-containing protein, which produces MSVEVMSFRLTYRGKPAGTQVLKTEEQGRHAQLEGRSQFSGPLGNATVVQRSRSHAQHFFSLRYLEETQERNDNRAFDVTFDAQTGLVTAAKGSKDQASMPYVLPFRDPLGLLRELRSMDEPTEPAEVPMLGKNVSVQFAGTVELDTALGKKRARAYLLHPGQSVVYVDVEAPHYILKLTQRLAEGHVDALLVRVASEGPLEPFGAAGGQRRSRGGRGKGERSSKRRPRRRRRS; this is translated from the coding sequence ATGTCGGTCGAGGTCATGAGCTTTCGCCTCACGTACCGCGGGAAGCCCGCCGGCACGCAAGTTCTCAAGACCGAGGAACAGGGCAGGCACGCGCAGCTCGAGGGGCGCTCGCAGTTCTCCGGGCCGCTCGGGAACGCGACGGTCGTCCAGCGCAGCCGCAGCCACGCGCAGCACTTCTTCTCGCTGAGGTACTTGGAAGAGACGCAGGAGCGCAACGACAACCGCGCCTTCGACGTCACCTTCGACGCCCAGACCGGGCTCGTCACGGCCGCTAAGGGCTCCAAGGACCAGGCCAGCATGCCTTACGTCCTGCCGTTCCGCGACCCGCTCGGCCTGCTACGCGAGCTGCGCAGCATGGACGAGCCGACCGAGCCGGCGGAGGTCCCGATGCTCGGCAAGAACGTGAGCGTGCAGTTCGCGGGTACGGTCGAGCTCGACACGGCGCTCGGCAAGAAGCGCGCCCGCGCGTACCTGTTGCATCCGGGGCAGAGCGTCGTATACGTGGACGTAGAGGCGCCTCACTACATCCTCAAGCTCACGCAACGCCTGGCCGAGGGGCATGTCGACGCCCTGCTGGTGCGCGTCGCGAGCGAGGGCCCACTGGAGCCCTTCGGCGCCGCGGGCGGGCAACGCCGCTCGCGGGGAGGCAGGGGCAAGGGCGAGCGGTCGTCCAAGCGCCGTCCCCGCAGACGCCGCCGCAGCTGA
- a CDS encoding HD domain-containing protein, which yields MFKRLFATDARAPAPDALSVSEGLTRARGAKAQAEEVLKALKNALAGDVRGYVVAGDDTAGYHFEAQVGYDDALLDLPAGNGPWRSVGPRVVPNLVAELFTSNDPEARANYGDLGMRGATTALVVPVVGRYERHGALVLQRHGSPAFNDDDVKLAARWAAVLGDAHGQALELRMAKLSLVQFTRAFVQAFESSDFAQLGHGERVTAYALAMGRAMGLSRARLADLYFAAMLHDIGKLGNGLDPSIEDLEHPQRGANMVAVSELLAPAAEGVRHHHEAWDGTGFPDGLRKEDIPLLARIVAVADTFDLLSSERGQALPLRDVEKALEAHSGKSLDPAIVSLLMNVLRQGRNTQELSRLNDDDLPF from the coding sequence GTGTTCAAACGCTTGTTCGCGACCGATGCCCGCGCCCCCGCGCCCGACGCCCTCAGCGTGAGCGAGGGGCTGACCCGCGCCCGCGGCGCCAAAGCCCAGGCGGAGGAAGTCTTGAAGGCGCTCAAGAACGCCCTCGCCGGCGACGTTCGCGGCTACGTCGTGGCCGGCGACGACACGGCGGGCTACCACTTCGAGGCGCAGGTGGGCTACGACGACGCTCTGCTCGACCTTCCCGCCGGCAACGGCCCGTGGCGCAGCGTAGGGCCACGAGTGGTCCCGAACCTGGTGGCGGAGCTCTTCACCAGCAACGACCCCGAGGCGCGTGCCAACTACGGCGACCTGGGGATGCGTGGGGCCACCACTGCTCTCGTCGTGCCGGTCGTCGGCCGTTACGAGCGGCATGGCGCCCTGGTCTTACAGCGCCACGGGAGCCCCGCCTTCAACGACGACGACGTCAAGCTGGCCGCCCGCTGGGCCGCGGTCCTAGGTGACGCCCACGGCCAGGCGCTCGAGTTGCGGATGGCGAAGCTCAGCCTCGTGCAGTTCACGCGGGCGTTCGTGCAGGCGTTCGAGTCGTCGGACTTCGCGCAGCTTGGGCACGGCGAGCGCGTCACGGCCTACGCCCTGGCCATGGGCAGGGCGATGGGCCTGTCGAGGGCGCGGCTGGCCGACCTCTACTTCGCCGCCATGCTCCACGACATCGGCAAGCTGGGCAACGGACTGGACCCCAGCATCGAGGATCTGGAGCACCCTCAACGCGGCGCCAACATGGTGGCCGTCTCCGAGCTGCTGGCGCCGGCGGCGGAGGGCGTCAGGCACCACCACGAGGCGTGGGACGGGACCGGCTTCCCCGACGGCCTGCGCAAGGAGGACATCCCGCTGCTGGCGAGGATAGTGGCGGTGGCCGACACGTTCGACCTGCTCAGCAGCGAGCGCGGCCAGGCCCTCCCGCTGCGCGACGTCGAGAAGGCGCTCGAGGCCCACTCCGGCAAGAGCCTCGACCCGGCCATCGTCTCGCTACTGATGAACGTACTGAGGCAGGGGCGCAACACCCAGGAACTGAGTCGGTTGAACGACGACGACTTGCCGTTCTAG
- the serS gene encoding serine--tRNA ligase, which produces MLELRFIRENAAAVRRAIEAKRMPDALEKLDRLLVLDEEFRVMKRELEELQAERNAGARLVGRLKREGADADESMAAMAALSADVKRLEDRERSLQAQLDELLREIPNPPHESVPYGESEHDSVVVKEWGAKREFDFAPKPHWELLSARGWVDFEAGVKVTGAGFPVFKGVGSRLVRALRSYFLDTLVAAGYVEVAPPLMVNAASAMGTGQLPDKEGQMYEVTDGFFLIPTSEVPVTNLHRDDILALESLPIKYTAFTPCFRREAGSHGKDVRGLNRIHQFDKVEMVQFVAPSASYDALEEMTRQAEGLIEGLGLPYRRLLLCTGDMGFTQAKTYDLELWSPGQERWLEVSSVSNMEAFQATRLKTRARPGGAAGKGKTEAVHTLNGSALAFPRTIAALVETYQEEDGSVRVPEPLRPYLGTDLLP; this is translated from the coding sequence ATGCTCGAGCTGCGGTTCATACGAGAGAATGCGGCGGCCGTGCGGCGCGCCATAGAAGCCAAACGGATGCCCGACGCACTGGAGAAGCTCGACCGGCTCCTCGTGCTGGATGAGGAGTTCAGGGTCATGAAGCGCGAGCTCGAGGAGCTGCAGGCGGAACGGAACGCGGGCGCCCGGCTCGTGGGCCGGCTGAAGCGCGAGGGAGCCGATGCCGACGAGTCGATGGCCGCCATGGCCGCCCTGTCGGCCGACGTGAAGCGGTTGGAGGACCGCGAACGCTCGCTTCAGGCCCAACTCGACGAGCTCCTGCGCGAGATCCCGAACCCGCCGCATGAGAGCGTTCCCTACGGTGAGAGCGAGCACGACAGCGTCGTCGTCAAGGAGTGGGGAGCGAAGCGCGAGTTCGACTTCGCGCCCAAGCCGCACTGGGAGCTGCTGAGCGCTCGCGGCTGGGTCGACTTCGAGGCCGGCGTGAAGGTCACAGGTGCCGGCTTCCCGGTCTTCAAGGGCGTCGGTTCGCGGCTCGTGAGGGCGCTGCGCAGCTACTTCCTCGACACCCTGGTCGCTGCCGGTTACGTCGAGGTCGCGCCGCCGCTGATGGTGAACGCCGCGTCGGCGATGGGCACCGGCCAGCTCCCCGACAAGGAAGGGCAGATGTACGAGGTCACCGACGGCTTCTTCCTCATCCCCACCTCGGAGGTGCCGGTCACGAACCTGCACCGCGACGACATCCTGGCGCTCGAGTCGCTGCCCATCAAGTACACGGCGTTCACGCCGTGCTTCCGCCGCGAGGCCGGCAGCCACGGCAAGGACGTCCGCGGGCTGAACCGGATCCACCAGTTCGACAAGGTGGAGATGGTGCAGTTCGTGGCGCCCTCGGCTTCCTACGACGCTTTGGAGGAGATGACGCGCCAGGCGGAGGGCCTGATCGAGGGGCTCGGCCTGCCGTACCGGCGCCTGCTGCTCTGCACGGGAGACATGGGGTTCACCCAGGCCAAGACGTACGACCTCGAGCTCTGGAGCCCCGGTCAGGAGCGCTGGCTGGAGGTCTCGAGCGTGAGCAACATGGAGGCGTTCCAGGCGACGCGGCTCAAGACGCGCGCGCGGCCGGGCGGCGCCGCGGGCAAGGGCAAGACCGAGGCGGTGCACACGCTGAACGGCAGCGCGTTGGCGTTCCCCCGCACCATAGCGGCGCTGGTCGAGACGTACCAGGAGGAAGACGGCAGCGTACGCGTGCCCGAGCCGCTCAGGCCCTACCTGGGAACCGACCTCTTGCCGTAG
- the gatC gene encoding Asp-tRNA(Asn)/Glu-tRNA(Gln) amidotransferase subunit GatC: protein MKARDERVEHLQRLARLELGPGEAEAVSADLELLIGYLERLQAVDVEGEPEWTPPLAPTRALRSDVVAPSLDTSVALGLAPNVQDGFFRVPRTVDDD from the coding sequence GTGAAAGCGCGCGACGAACGGGTGGAGCACCTCCAGCGACTGGCACGCCTCGAGCTCGGGCCGGGCGAGGCCGAGGCGGTCTCCGCGGACCTCGAACTGCTCATCGGCTACCTCGAGAGGCTGCAGGCCGTGGACGTGGAGGGGGAGCCCGAGTGGACGCCTCCCTTGGCCCCCACGAGGGCGTTACGGTCCGACGTGGTCGCCCCGTCACTGGACACCTCGGTGGCGTTGGGCCTGGCGCCGAACGTACAGGACGGCTTCTTCAGGGTGCCGCGCACCGTCGACGACGACTGA
- a CDS encoding DUF554 domain-containing protein, whose amino-acid sequence MTLFEQTWGTLLNIATVLVGSAIGLALQGKLPPRVTEAVMQAIGLVTLYIGVANAFDLGKVTEPPGVIVGLMALAVGAALGEWWRIEPALERFGDVLKRRLRGRGRFTEGFVAASLLFCVGPLALLGSVQNGLTGEAGFLVLKSSLDGFSALALATSLGFGVAASTLVILVYQGGLSLAAGAFASLVPNPAADPRVLLVNGVGGLMIVALGLGLLEIKRLKVAAMLPALPLAILFYWVAGLFW is encoded by the coding sequence GTGACGCTCTTCGAGCAGACGTGGGGCACCCTCCTGAACATCGCGACGGTGCTCGTGGGTTCCGCCATCGGCCTCGCGCTCCAGGGCAAACTGCCCCCTCGCGTGACCGAGGCCGTCATGCAGGCCATCGGGCTCGTCACCCTCTACATCGGCGTGGCGAACGCCTTCGACCTCGGGAAGGTGACCGAACCTCCCGGCGTGATCGTCGGCCTGATGGCCCTGGCCGTGGGGGCGGCCCTGGGCGAGTGGTGGCGCATAGAGCCCGCCCTGGAGCGTTTCGGTGACGTCTTGAAGCGTCGACTGCGCGGCCGTGGGCGCTTCACGGAAGGCTTCGTGGCGGCCTCGCTCCTCTTCTGCGTGGGGCCGCTGGCGCTACTGGGCAGCGTGCAGAACGGGCTGACCGGCGAGGCGGGGTTCCTGGTCCTGAAGTCGTCGCTGGACGGCTTCTCGGCACTCGCGCTCGCCACCAGCCTCGGCTTCGGCGTGGCGGCGTCCACGCTCGTGATCCTCGTCTACCAGGGCGGGCTGTCACTGGCCGCGGGCGCCTTCGCGAGCCTCGTCCCGAACCCGGCGGCCGACCCGCGCGTGCTGCTGGTGAACGGGGTGGGCGGTCTCATGATCGTCGCGCTGGGGCTCGGGCTCCTCGAGATCAAGCGCCTGAAGGTCGCCGCCATGTTGCCCGCCCTGCCGCTGGCGATACTCTTCTACTGGGTGGCGGGCCTGTTCTGGTGA
- a CDS encoding M15 family metallopeptidase: MKKRVRRAAGLTLIALVAVWAVLAAGPREGDSAGAVGARGTPEATDPGPLGSAAPASAATAHAPAPKPPPEEDPPMSPAAQPPALPSCAVADEPAPRAALDEWRYTVLDTRFMLPADYAPPDLVDLATALDGVAPYVAPKGARLRAVLVTDLVLLVRAAEAAGAPLEIQSAYRSYEYQRTVFDGWVARDGYDAALRSSARAGHSEHQLGTVFDVKSRGGPPPWDLDDWASTPEGAWMAANAWHFGFVMSYPPGKENVTCYVYEPWHYRYLGRELAAAVHASGLAPREYLWNLLVAADDD, encoded by the coding sequence GTGAAGAAGAGGGTGCGCCGCGCCGCGGGCTTGACGCTCATCGCGCTGGTCGCCGTCTGGGCGGTGCTGGCCGCCGGGCCGCGCGAAGGCGACAGCGCGGGCGCCGTCGGGGCCCGAGGAACCCCCGAGGCCACTGACCCCGGACCCTTAGGGTCAGCGGCCCCAGCGTCCGCCGCGACCGCCCACGCGCCCGCACCCAAGCCGCCGCCCGAGGAGGACCCACCGATGAGCCCTGCAGCGCAGCCACCGGCGCTCCCGAGTTGCGCGGTTGCCGACGAGCCTGCGCCTCGCGCCGCCTTGGACGAGTGGCGTTACACGGTGCTCGACACCCGTTTCATGCTTCCCGCCGACTACGCACCCCCCGACCTGGTGGACCTGGCCACGGCGCTGGACGGCGTTGCGCCCTACGTCGCGCCCAAGGGCGCTAGGCTGCGGGCCGTCCTGGTAACTGACCTCGTCCTGCTCGTCAGGGCGGCCGAGGCCGCCGGGGCGCCGCTCGAGATCCAGTCCGCCTATCGTTCCTACGAGTATCAGCGCACGGTCTTCGACGGTTGGGTCGCCAGGGACGGCTACGACGCCGCCCTCAGGTCGAGCGCCCGCGCCGGGCACTCCGAGCACCAGCTCGGCACGGTATTCGACGTCAAGTCCCGCGGTGGTCCACCGCCCTGGGACTTGGACGACTGGGCGAGTACCCCGGAGGGCGCCTGGATGGCCGCCAACGCCTGGCACTTCGGCTTCGTGATGAGCTACCCGCCGGGCAAGGAGAACGTGACGTGTTACGTGTACGAGCCGTGGCACTACCGCTACCTCGGGCGCGAGCTCGCCGCCGCCGTCCACGCGTCGGGGCTCGCGCCGCGCGAGTACCTGTGGAACCTACTGGTGGCGGCAGATGACGACTGA
- a CDS encoding FixH family protein: MRKRSSPAAPYLFSTLTLLAAFMITACRPPEAKPSSSSSLAVAVRLDGAPTVGAVPVVVELTGPAGPVTGATVKVTGDMTHAGMQPVLITAAEVGEGTYRAGDFEFSMAGDWIITVDVTTASGARARGELFTTVASR; the protein is encoded by the coding sequence ATGCGCAAGCGTTCGTCCCCGGCCGCCCCGTACCTGTTCAGCACCCTCACACTACTGGCAGCGTTCATGATCACGGCCTGCCGGCCGCCGGAGGCCAAGCCCAGCAGCAGCTCGAGCCTGGCCGTCGCGGTGCGCCTGGACGGCGCGCCCACGGTGGGTGCGGTGCCCGTGGTGGTGGAGCTTACCGGTCCCGCCGGCCCGGTGACGGGCGCCACGGTCAAGGTCACGGGCGACATGACGCACGCCGGCATGCAACCGGTGCTCATCACCGCGGCCGAAGTAGGCGAGGGCACCTACCGGGCGGGTGACTTCGAGTTCAGCATGGCTGGTGATTGGATCATCACGGTCGACGTCACCACCGCTTCCGGCGCGAGGGCGCGTGGGGAGCTCTTCACGACCGTAGCCTCGCGGTGA
- a CDS encoding N-acetylmuramoyl-L-alanine amidase encodes MQGDGDEPRWHREPGEDPPEVAAERGRRRRRRLLGRGFLVALVVLLGLNVRAAVDGTGGGVVGAVGGGLSAGWHRLERALPRSHYVRVYRAGPIRWLANRLRGPVRIGLQVGHLAAGSQPAELANLRYSTGAHYEGLDEVDVNAAVVEALAARLRARGAEVDVLPATIPPGYRADLVLSVHADANSDASRNGYKSAHFWPARNAGEALLKLSVDRAVFALTGLRDDDANVSGNMFEYYAFDDRRFRHAVAPRTPALLVELGYLSNPGDRRLLTAPDSLAAALEAGALAYLRTVGRVPEAW; translated from the coding sequence GTGCAAGGTGACGGCGACGAACCCAGATGGCACCGAGAGCCTGGCGAGGACCCGCCGGAGGTAGCCGCAGAGCGTGGGCGGCGCAGGCGGCGCCGGTTGCTGGGCCGCGGGTTCCTGGTGGCGTTGGTGGTGCTACTTGGCCTCAACGTGAGGGCCGCCGTCGACGGCACCGGTGGTGGGGTCGTGGGGGCCGTCGGCGGCGGCCTGAGCGCGGGCTGGCACCGCCTCGAACGCGCCCTGCCCCGTTCGCACTACGTGCGCGTGTACCGCGCCGGGCCCATCCGCTGGCTCGCCAACCGGCTAAGGGGGCCCGTGCGCATCGGCCTGCAGGTCGGCCACCTGGCAGCGGGCTCCCAGCCGGCCGAGCTCGCCAACCTCCGCTACAGCACGGGCGCTCACTATGAGGGCCTTGACGAGGTGGACGTCAACGCCGCCGTCGTCGAGGCCCTGGCCGCGCGGTTGCGGGCGCGGGGCGCCGAAGTCGACGTACTGCCCGCCACCATCCCGCCGGGCTACCGCGCTGACCTGGTGCTCTCGGTCCACGCCGACGCGAACTCCGACGCCTCCAGGAACGGCTACAAGAGCGCGCACTTCTGGCCCGCACGCAACGCCGGCGAGGCACTGCTGAAGCTGAGCGTCGACCGTGCGGTCTTCGCCCTCACCGGGCTGCGTGACGATGACGCCAACGTCTCCGGCAACATGTTCGAGTACTACGCCTTCGACGACCGGCGCTTCAGGCACGCCGTGGCCCCGCGCACGCCCGCACTGCTGGTCGAGCTCGGTTACCTGTCCAACCCCGGCGACCGGCGCCTGCTCACCGCTCCCGACAGCCTGGCGGCCGCGCTCGAGGCCGGCGCCCTAGCGTACCTTCGAACCGTCGGACGCGTCCCAGAGGCGTGGTAG
- the phoU gene encoding phosphate signaling complex protein PhoU: MTDSTATPLELDLQAITGDLVRMLSLVRESCEWARRALIEAEPGAAAHCAKLDAEIDAIQASLEMRILTVIARRQPAARDLRFLGAALQALADIERAGDYAEHVASVGERLAQQPPIKKYLDMQRIFEVLFVMIDTTTKAFAEGDAAAARRAHALDSEIDDLYDQIQRELLTYMLADTSTIGRASDLAAVARYLERLGDHLENVNEHIIFWLEAVRL, translated from the coding sequence ATGACGGACTCGACAGCCACGCCACTCGAACTCGACCTCCAGGCGATAACCGGCGACCTCGTGCGCATGCTGAGCCTCGTTCGCGAGAGTTGCGAGTGGGCCCGGCGGGCCCTCATCGAGGCCGAGCCCGGCGCGGCGGCGCACTGCGCCAAGTTGGACGCCGAGATCGACGCCATCCAGGCGAGCCTCGAGATGCGGATCCTTACCGTCATCGCGCGGCGCCAGCCGGCGGCCCGCGACCTGCGTTTCCTCGGGGCCGCGCTGCAGGCCCTCGCCGACATCGAGCGCGCCGGCGATTACGCGGAGCACGTCGCCTCGGTGGGCGAGCGCTTGGCTCAGCAGCCTCCGATAAAGAAGTACCTCGACATGCAGCGGATCTTCGAGGTGCTGTTCGTCATGATCGACACCACCACGAAGGCCTTCGCCGAGGGCGACGCGGCGGCGGCCAGGCGCGCCCACGCGCTCGACTCGGAGATCGACGACCTCTACGACCAGATACAGCGCGAACTCCTCACCTACATGCTGGCGGACACGAGCACGATCGGCCGCGCCAGCGACCTGGCGGCTGTGGCGCGGTACCTGGAGCGCCTCGGCGATCACCTCGAGAACGTGAACGAGCACATCATCTTCTGGCTCGAGGCCGTCCGCTTGTGA